In the genome of Quercus robur chromosome 3, dhQueRobu3.1, whole genome shotgun sequence, one region contains:
- the LOC126718971 gene encoding beta-glucosidase 40-like produces MRLRRIGIALVTLVMVCRIHICLSENITRGSFPKGFVFGTASSAFQYEGAVKEDGRGPTVWDTFSHTFGKVADFSNADVAVDDYHRYNEDIQLMKDMGMDAYRFSIAWSRIFPNGSGEINQKGVDHYNNLINALLAKGIEPYVTLYHWDLPQALEDKYQGWLNPQIIKDFAMYAETCFQKFGDRVKHWITFNEPHTFTVQGYDVGLQAPGRCSILLHVFCRAGNSATEPYIVAHNILLSHATVANAYKKKYKQKQRGSLGIAFDVMWFEPATNSTDDIEAAQRAQDFQLGWFIEPLILGDYPSSMRSRVGNRLPEFSKSEAALLKGSLDFVGINYYTTFYARKNSSDLLGKILNDSIADSGAITLPFKDGKAIGDRASSIWLYIVPEGIRKLMNYIKQKYGNPLVIITENGMDDPNNSFISIKDALKDEKRVKYHNDHLTNLLVAIKNDGCNVRGYFAWSLMDNWEWAAGYTSRFGLYFVDYKDKLKRYPKDSVTWFKQFLTST; encoded by the exons ATGAGGCTGAGAAGAATAGGCATTGCTTTGGTTACACTCGTGATGGTTTGTAGAATCCACATATGTTTGTCAGAGAATATTACCAGAGGAAGCTTTCCAAAGGGTTTCGTTTTTGGGACTGCCTCTTCTGCTTTCCAG TATGAAGGAGCCGTGAAAGAGGACGGGAGGGGACCCACTGTTTGGGACACTTTTTCACATACTTttg GTAAAGTAGCTGATTTCAGTAATGCCGACGTTGCTGTGGATGATTATCACCGTTATAAT GAAGATATACAACTTATGAAGGATATGGGAATGGATGCCTATAGGTTTTCAATTGCTTGGTCTCGAATTTTTCCTA ATGGAAGTGGTGAAATCAATCAGAAAGGAGTTGATCACTATAACAACCTCATCAATGCTTTACTAGCCAAAG GAATTGAACCATATGTGACCCTCTACCATTGGGATCTTCCTCAAGCACTAGAAGATAAATACCAGGGATGGTTGAACCCCCAAATCAT AAAGGACTTTGCAATGTATGCCGAGACATGCTTTCAGAAATTTGGTGACAGGGTGAAGCACTGGATCACATTCAATGAGCCTCATACATTTACTGTCCAAGGGTACGACGTCGGCCTCCAGGCACCAGGGCGGTGCTCTATCTtacttcatgtattttgtaGGGCAGGAAACTCTGCAACCGAGCCTTACATTGTTGCCCACAATATTCTCCTTTCTCATGCTACTGTGGCAAATGCATACAAGAAAAAGTACAAG CAAAAACAGCGTGGGTCACTTGGAATAGCTTTTGATGTTATGTGGTTTGAACCAGCAACAAACTCCACAGATGACATTGAAGCTGCTCAAAGAGCCCAAGATTTTCAGCTTGGCTg GTTTATTGAGCCTTTGATCTTAGGGGATTATCCAAGCTCAATGAGAAGTAGGGTAGGAAACCGGTTGCCAGAATTTTCTAAATCCGAGGCAGCTCTTCTCAAGGGTTCTTTGGATTTTGTTGGCATTAATTACTATACAACATTTTATGCAAGAAAGAATTCAAGTGATTTACTCGGTAAAATACTAAACGACTCCATTGCAGACTCTGGTGCAATTACCCTAC CATTCAAAGATGGGAAAGCTATTGGAGACAGG GCAAGTTCTATTTGGTTGTACATAGTACCTGAAGGGATCAGAAAGTTAATGAACTACATCAAGCAAAAGTATGGGAACCCTCTAGTTATTATAACTGAAAATG GGATGGATGATCCAAACAACTCATTTATCTCCATTAAAGATGCTCTAAAGGATGAGAAAAGGGTCAAATATCACAATGACCATCTAACCAACTTGCTAGTTGCAATCAA GAATGATGGTTGCAATGTGAGAGGGTATTTTGCATGGTCTTTAATGGATAACTGGGAATGGGCAGCTGGATATACTTCAAGATTTGGTCTCTATTTTGTTGATTATAAAGACAAGCTCAAGAGATATCCAAAGGACTCTGTTACATGGTTCAAGCAGTTCTTGACTTCAACATAA